In bacterium (Candidatus Blackallbacteria) CG13_big_fil_rev_8_21_14_2_50_49_14, the following are encoded in one genomic region:
- a CDS encoding phosphodiesterase: MALNFLKSSLWKTALISLLFTSPVWAEADLIAGPMVGHTDTRSSQIWVQTDEPGKVQIEYWLKGSSKLMRSPEMLTSEQSWYTALLPLSGLEPNQNYEYRLLLDGVPIKKDYSLRFHTPIEWAPGQTAPDFEVITGSCYYVNDEWMKMLGIEYGGPLQIFTTMEKHPADFMLWLGDNIYLAPLDVSNRWRMNSRYRKQRSQTLIQPLLGRMPQYAIWDDHDFGPNNSTKNFPLKDVSLELFKAYWANPRYGLLTENGTWSRFRWNDIDFFLTDGRYYRDALKVPEDQRRMLGSVQMAWLKNELKASRSPFKMVVVGSPVFNPYYDESFAMYPLEYQELLEFIRQEKIEGVVFLSGDRHHSDLHVLKLPGVYTLYNYTNSPLTSSPTKIMNSQELNDPERVPGTLVKERNYGVLKFSGPAGQRVLTLETRDGSGKLFWAHEIKEEDLRFQPTP, translated from the coding sequence ATGGCACTGAATTTTTTGAAATCCTCCCTCTGGAAAACAGCCCTGATCTCTTTGCTTTTTACCTCGCCGGTCTGGGCCGAAGCCGACTTGATTGCCGGTCCAATGGTGGGGCATACGGATACCCGGAGCAGCCAAATCTGGGTTCAAACCGATGAACCTGGAAAAGTTCAGATCGAGTATTGGCTAAAAGGCTCTTCTAAATTGATGCGAAGCCCAGAAATGCTGACTTCTGAACAGAGCTGGTATACAGCCCTTTTGCCGCTTTCGGGTCTGGAACCCAACCAAAACTACGAATACCGTCTGCTTTTAGATGGGGTGCCGATCAAGAAAGACTATTCCTTGCGTTTTCATACCCCAATCGAGTGGGCACCGGGTCAAACAGCACCTGATTTTGAAGTCATTACAGGTTCCTGCTATTACGTTAACGATGAATGGATGAAAATGCTGGGCATCGAATATGGTGGGCCTTTGCAGATTTTTACCACGATGGAAAAACATCCGGCAGACTTTATGCTCTGGTTGGGTGACAATATCTACCTGGCTCCTTTGGATGTCTCCAACCGCTGGCGCATGAATTCCCGCTATCGCAAACAGCGCTCCCAGACCTTGATTCAGCCTCTTTTAGGCAGAATGCCACAATATGCAATTTGGGATGACCATGATTTTGGCCCCAATAATTCGACGAAAAATTTTCCGCTGAAAGATGTTTCGCTTGAATTGTTCAAAGCCTATTGGGCCAATCCCCGCTATGGGCTATTAACTGAAAACGGCACCTGGTCGCGGTTTCGCTGGAATGATATAGACTTTTTTCTGACCGATGGTCGTTATTATCGCGATGCCTTAAAGGTGCCTGAAGATCAACGAAGGATGCTGGGCTCCGTTCAAATGGCCTGGCTCAAAAATGAATTGAAGGCCAGCCGCTCTCCCTTTAAGATGGTTGTGGTGGGTAGCCCTGTTTTTAACCCCTATTATGATGAAAGTTTTGCGATGTACCCGCTGGAGTATCAAGAATTGCTGGAGTTTATCCGCCAGGAAAAAATTGAAGGTGTTGTCTTTCTTTCAGGTGATCGGCATCACTCAGATTTGCATGTTTTGAAACTGCCCGGTGTGTATACCCTTTATAATTACACCAATTCTCCCCTGACCAGCTCTCCGACCAAAATCATGAACAGCCAGGAATTGAATGATCCTGAGCGCGTGCCTGGAACGCTTGTAAAAGAACGCAACTATGGGGTTTTAAAATTTTCGGGGCCCGCAGGCCAACGTGTTTTGACGCTCGAAACCCGAGATGGTTCAGGCAAACTCTTTTGGGCCCACGAGATTAAAGAAGAAGATCTGCGGTTTCAGCCAACTCCATGA
- a CDS encoding cytochrome C oxidase Cbb3 produces the protein MFQMAMIPKSLPIISLTLFLSLVACAPKEETKQAETKNSTTQKEKQAPTTSQALPWKLPAALPEGSAGEEIKWGEEIITHTAKYLGPEMADPSKRIAGNHLSCKSCHLNAGKQANALGFVGITARYPRYRGRENREIKLSERINGCFERSLNGKALAEDSKEMKAILAYMQWLSQDIPKGAKIEGQGLPDIELLERAASPEKGKALYTAKCAMCHQPTGAGLPTNASKPEEGYLYPALWGKDSFNNGAGMGRVITAAKYIKANMPFGTPNLTNEEAFDLAAYINSLERPQKSGLENDFPDRSKKPVDAAFAPWPGNFPAEQHKYGPFKPMMSGQQGS, from the coding sequence ATGTTTCAAATGGCAATGATCCCGAAGTCCCTACCGATCATCAGTCTCACCCTGTTTTTAAGTCTGGTGGCCTGCGCCCCCAAAGAAGAAACAAAACAGGCAGAGACCAAAAATTCAACCACACAAAAAGAAAAACAAGCCCCCACAACCAGCCAAGCGCTTCCCTGGAAACTGCCCGCAGCCTTGCCTGAAGGTTCAGCTGGAGAAGAAATCAAGTGGGGAGAAGAAATTATCACCCATACCGCAAAATACCTGGGCCCAGAAATGGCGGATCCCAGCAAACGCATTGCAGGGAACCATTTATCCTGTAAAAGTTGCCACCTAAATGCCGGCAAACAGGCCAATGCACTTGGCTTTGTGGGAATCACAGCGCGTTACCCCCGTTACCGGGGCCGTGAAAACCGTGAGATCAAACTCTCGGAACGTATCAATGGTTGTTTTGAACGCAGTCTGAATGGCAAAGCCCTGGCCGAAGACAGCAAAGAAATGAAAGCCATCCTGGCCTATATGCAATGGTTAAGCCAGGATATTCCCAAAGGGGCCAAAATCGAAGGCCAAGGTTTACCAGATATTGAACTTCTCGAGCGTGCTGCCAGCCCAGAAAAGGGCAAGGCGCTATACACTGCGAAGTGTGCCATGTGCCATCAACCCACAGGCGCTGGATTGCCAACCAATGCCAGCAAACCTGAAGAAGGCTATCTTTATCCGGCATTGTGGGGCAAGGACAGCTTTAACAATGGGGCGGGCATGGGACGCGTGATCACAGCAGCCAAATATATCAAAGCCAATATGCCCTTTGGCACCCCCAATTTAACCAACGAAGAGGCCTTTGACCTGGCTGCCTATATCAACAGCCTGGAACGTCCTCAGAAATCGGGCCTGGAAAATGATTTCCCCGATCGCAGCAAAAAACCGGTCGATGCAGCATTTGCACCCTGGCCTGGTAATTTCCCTGCTGAGCAGCACAAATATGGCCCCTTCAAGCCCATGATGAGCGGTCAACAGGGGTCTTAA